CATTTCCTCCTCGCCGCCCAGTTTGATGGCATAGTCATAATACTGCAGCGCCTCCAGCATGTCGCCGCGCTGGTGGTAGGCGCTGGCCAGGCTGTAGTAAACGTTTGCGCTGGGGTTGCGGAAGCCGGCATAGGTGAGGTTGTGGATGGCGCGGGCCAGCAGCGCCTGCTTCGCCTCCTGCCGGTACTCCTTCCGGGCCATCTCGCTGTATACCACCCCCAGGTTATAATAGGCGGGCCACTTGTCGGTGGACTTCACGGCCGCCTCAAAAAATTTGCGCTTCTCGTCCAGCAGGGGCGTCAGGGCAGCGGCATGCTGCAGTTCCTCCTCCGTCAGCACGTCGGCAGCTATCTTTTCCTCCGCTATCTTCTTGGCCAGTATATATAGCTCGTAATCCGATTTGCGGCTGCGGTTGTAGTTTACCTCGAGCTGGGCCGCCCGCATACTGGGGTATATATAATCCTTGATGTAGTCATATACCGGCGACTGCCGCAGCGCCTGCACTTTCTCCTGCTGGCTGCGGTTGCTGGCCACAATGGCGATGGCTGCTTGCTTTTCCGGCTTCGCGATAGGGGAGGACTGTAATTTCTGCAGCAGCAGTTCGTTACCCGCTTTTTGCACACGGGTTTTGATGCTGACCTTTTTACCGTTGTAGTCGAGGGTGTGCAGCTTCTGGCGGTACAGGTCGGCGAGGGCCTCAGCGCGTTTCTGCGCCAGGCTAGTGCCCGTCTCCTCCGGCGACTGGCTGGCGGTGACGGTGATTTGCTGGCTGCGCACATTGTCCAGCACGTACTGCTCCAGCACTCGCAGGCTCTCCCCCTGGCTGCTGTTCAGCGTTGCCTGGTACTTCTCAAAAAAGAAGGTCACCCTACCGGGCTGGTTCGCTTTCTCCTGATAGGTATCGGGTAAGAAACCGTAGGCATTGTTGCGCACCAACAGCAGCGGCGTGGTAACAAGCCCCTCAGCCACTTGCTTTGCGTGCGTGTAGCGCATGTCGCCGTCTTCGTTGTCGATGGCATAGCCCTGCACCATCAGCCGCCCCGGGTTTTTGCCGGGTGCGTAGGGGAAGGAGAGCTGCCGGATGACGGTTGGCATGCCGTTCTCATATATAAATTCCCCGAACCGGAAGCTGTAGGTAGCCACATCCTCGCGCTTCAGATCGTATTCGTAATAGATGTCGAGTTTGTATGTTTCGTCCTCGCGCACGAGCTTGTCCGGAACTTGTGCCTTCAGTTCGAAGTTAACAGACTGACCATTGGCCTGCAGGGGGTTAGGCGAAACGGTGATAACCTGCTCCTTTTCGGCCGCGCGCACCATGCGCTGCAGCGTGCAGCCGGTGCCGCCAACGCCAAGTGACAGGGTAAGGAAGAGCAGGAGGCTTTTATTTTTTTTGTACCGGTTCATATCCTGTTATTCGCTTTGATCGTAAAATGTACTCCAACAGGCGCTTTTTAAAGCGTCAGGATTTGTACCTGACTGGCGTTGTTTTTGACATTTGCCAAAGAAAACGTAATTTAGTCATTCAATTTTTGTAAAATGAAGCGTCTACAGTACTTTATTGAATCCCGGGCTTTTGGGGTATGTACGATGCTGGGTGAGAAGCTTGGCATCGCTACCAGTAGCATCCGGCTGTCGTTTATCTATCTTTCTTTTCTGACCATGGGCTCGCCCGTGCTGCTTTACCTGACGCTGGCGTTCTGGATGAACGTGCAGAAAAGCCTGCGCCGCGAGCGCAGCACCGTATGGGATTTATAGCTCCCGCACTGTCCGTTTCTGCCGCACAAAGTATTGCCATACAATGCTTCCCCGGTATACGCCCGGCATATCCGGGAAACTGCCTTTCTGCCGCTGCGCCTGCCGCCTGCTCTGCCAGTAGCTCCTGTTACGGAGCAGGTCCCGGTGCGCCTTGAGCACTGCTTTGGCGTCTTTTTTCTGCCCGGCCAGCACCATGCGCAGCGCCGCCACCCAGTCCAGCAGCACCCGCAGCATCATGGTTGAAAATAACTCCCTGGAAGGAATGTTTTTGTAGAGCAGCGCCAGCCCGTTCCGGAAGTTGAGGTACGTCTTGCGCGGGTTGGATTTATGCAGCGTGCCGCCGCCCACGTGGTACACGGCGCTCTGGCCGTTGTAGAGCACTTTGTATCCGGCATTCTTGGCGCGCCAGCAGAAATCGATTTCCTCCATATGCGCAAAGAAGGCGGGCTCCAATCCTCCCAGTGCCTTGTATGCATCGGCCCGCACAAACATGCAGGCCCCGGTGGCCCAGAAAATCTCCTGCACATCGTCGTACTGCCCCCGGTCTTCCTCCAGCGTCTCGAACAGGCGGCCCCGGCAATAAGGATACCCGAGCGCATCCAGCATGCCGCCTCCGGCCCCGGCATACTCGAAAAGACCGGGGTGCTGCTGCGAGATGATCTTAGGCTGGCAGACCGCAATGACGGCATCAGCCTCCATCAGGTCAATGATAGGTTGTGTCCAGCCCTGCGGCACGGCCACGTCGGAGTTCAGCAGCACGTAATAGGTAGCCTCCACCTGGCACAGGGCCCAGTTATATCCCTCGCAAAAACCGTAATTTTCTGGGTGCAGGATGAGGCGCACCTGCGGAAAATGCTCCTGCAGAAAAGCCACGGAGCCGTCGGTGGAGGCGTTGTCGGCCACTATCACCTCGCAGCCCGCGCTGTGCGCCACCACCGACGGCAGGAATTCCTGCAGAAACTTCAGCCCGTTCCAGTTCAGGATAACAATAGCTGTGTGGGTGGGACTATAGGCCAAAGCTTCCCAAGTCTAAGCCCGGAATGTTGGGCAGCAGGCCTTCGGTGTGCTTCTTCATTTCCTCCTGGGCGCGCTCCCCGGCTGTCAGCATGGCGTTGTTCACGGCCGCCACCACCAGGTCGTTCACCATCTCCCGGTCACTCACATTCATGATGGTTTCGTCTATCTCAATTTTGAGGAGTTTGCGCTGCCCATTCACCGTGGCTTTCACCAGGCCCGCACCCGACTCGGCGGTAACGGTTATATCCTTCAGCTTCTCCTGCGCTTCTTTCAACTTGGCCTGGACTTCTTTCATTTTGCCCATCATGCCGAACATATCAAACATAGTCGCTTCTTTTAAAATGATAAGTGTATTTGTACGGATATATGGCTGCCTTGCCTGCCGCTGATGCAAATATACACATTCGTGCTGCCATTTACAGGAGCAC
This window of the Pontibacter russatus genome carries:
- a CDS encoding YbaB/EbfC family nucleoid-associated protein, with the translated sequence MFDMFGMMGKMKEVQAKLKEAQEKLKDITVTAESGAGLVKATVNGQRKLLKIEIDETIMNVSDREMVNDLVVAAVNNAMLTAGERAQEEMKKHTEGLLPNIPGLDLGSFGL
- a CDS encoding tetratricopeptide repeat protein, encoding MNRYKKNKSLLLFLTLSLGVGGTGCTLQRMVRAAEKEQVITVSPNPLQANGQSVNFELKAQVPDKLVREDETYKLDIYYEYDLKREDVATYSFRFGEFIYENGMPTVIRQLSFPYAPGKNPGRLMVQGYAIDNEDGDMRYTHAKQVAEGLVTTPLLLVRNNAYGFLPDTYQEKANQPGRVTFFFEKYQATLNSSQGESLRVLEQYVLDNVRSQQITVTASQSPEETGTSLAQKRAEALADLYRQKLHTLDYNGKKVSIKTRVQKAGNELLLQKLQSSPIAKPEKQAAIAIVASNRSQQEKVQALRQSPVYDYIKDYIYPSMRAAQLEVNYNRSRKSDYELYILAKKIAEEKIAADVLTEEELQHAAALTPLLDEKRKFFEAAVKSTDKWPAYYNLGVVYSEMARKEYRQEAKQALLARAIHNLTYAGFRNPSANVYYSLASAYHQRGDMLEALQYYDYAIKLGGEEEMLQQVFADKAALEIEIGQFDDAIASLRYAGDSYQTNMNLGLSYLLKENYEGAQRYYTQALEQKPGDALAYYSLALIGARTNNAQLLEQNLRSAVNADGAFMERAIRDREFEDFRGEAAFKDALLR
- a CDS encoding PspC domain-containing protein, which produces MKRLQYFIESRAFGVCTMLGEKLGIATSSIRLSFIYLSFLTMGSPVLLYLTLAFWMNVQKSLRRERSTVWDL
- a CDS encoding glycosyltransferase family 2 protein, yielding MAYSPTHTAIVILNWNGLKFLQEFLPSVVAHSAGCEVIVADNASTDGSVAFLQEHFPQVRLILHPENYGFCEGYNWALCQVEATYYVLLNSDVAVPQGWTQPIIDLMEADAVIAVCQPKIISQQHPGLFEYAGAGGGMLDALGYPYCRGRLFETLEEDRGQYDDVQEIFWATGACMFVRADAYKALGGLEPAFFAHMEEIDFCWRAKNAGYKVLYNGQSAVYHVGGGTLHKSNPRKTYLNFRNGLALLYKNIPSRELFSTMMLRVLLDWVAALRMVLAGQKKDAKAVLKAHRDLLRNRSYWQSRRQAQRQKGSFPDMPGVYRGSIVWQYFVRQKRTVREL